Part of the Sphingopyxis sp. 113P3 genome, TCCAGCATGATGCCGAAGCGGCAGCCGCTCGCCTCTGCCATGCGCCCCGCGTCGATGATGAGGCCGTCGGATATGTCCATCATCGCGTGGACATGGGGCGCGACCGCCTGACCGAAGGTCAGCTGCGGCTGCGGGCGGCGATAGGCGTCGAGGCAGGTTTCATTGGGCTCAACCTCACCAAGCCGCATCGCAAGGCCGACGCCCGCATTGCCGATCGTTCCGGTCACCCAGATCTGGTCGCCGGGCCGCGCGCCGCCGCGCGATGGCGCGCCCTCTTCAGGAGCGCGGCCGATCGCGGTGAGGCCAAAGCTGCGCGGTGCGCCCGCTGGCGCGCGCACCGTATCGCCGCCGAGCAGCAGCAGGCCGAAGCGGCGCAGCGCGATATCGAGACCATCCGCGAAGGCCTTGTCCCATGCCTCGTCGCCCAGGCTGTAGCCGACGAGGACCCCGAGGGGCGCTGCGCCCTTGGCGGCCAGGTCGGAAAGATTCACCGCGACCAGTTTCCACGCGACGTCCTGCGGCTTTTCGTCGGGCAGGAAATGGATGCCCTCGATGATCATGTCGTGGGTGAGGACCAACCCTTCCCAAACCGCGGCATCATCGGCGAGCCCTCGCGCAGCGGGGTCGGTCGCGATACTCCGCAGGCGGGCAATGAAATCGGCTTCGCTCATAGACCCCTCGCGTCGACTGGGAGGCATCTCCTGTCCATCACCTCGCGCCGAACCGAGACACTATCGCGGTCGCCCCAGGCTGGCGGTGACGGCGGGCTTCGAGGATGCGAACGGGCGGGTCAAGCGCTGGTTCCCCGCACGGCCTTGCCGATCGCATCGAGCAGACCATTGGCAA contains:
- the thiL gene encoding thiamine-phosphate kinase, giving the protein MSEADFIARLRSIATDPAARGLADDAAVWEGLVLTHDMIIEGIHFLPDEKPQDVAWKLVAVNLSDLAAKGAAPLGVLVGYSLGDEAWDKAFADGLDIALRRFGLLLLGGDTVRAPAGAPRSFGLTAIGRAPEEGAPSRGGARPGDQIWVTGTIGNAGVGLAMRLGEVEPNETCLDAYRRPQPQLTFGQAVAPHVHAMMDISDGLIIDAGRMAEASGCRFGIMLESLPLSAALLAVRPDVVDTRMAAATAGDDYQLLFAADPAEAAAIREIAEGLDVRVTLLGHTAVGEGVVLTHKAQRVPLPERLGFMH